Below is a genomic region from Bdellovibrionota bacterium.
TCCAAGAGGGTATCAAAACTTTTGAGCGAAGATTCTCAGTTCGATGTGATTTTAACCAGATCATCGGACAAAGTTGTTCCTCTTTTTGAAAGATCAGGAGTTGCTAAAAAAACAAAAGCAGATTTATTCATCAGCATCCATGCAAACAGCTCAACGGACCTTGATGCAAAAGGTGCTGAAGTTTACTTTCAGAGTCAAATGCCTCCAGATGAGGAAACACTATTCTTAGCAAGCAGAGAAAATCAAGGGCATGAAAACAAAGTGGATGATGATTCAGAAGCTCCTCAAGGTGATTTGGCTGTTATCGTTGACGATCTAAAAAAGAATGAACATGTTTACAATAGTCAAATTTTTGCAGAAACTGTAATTTCTCAATGGAAAAAAAAATTACCTATCAGACACGAACCCATCAGACAAGGCCCTTTCCATGTGCTCGTTAATGTGCCAATGCCCTCTGTACTCATCGAAGTTGGATTTGTGACGAACCACAAAGAACTCCCCTTACTCAAAAGCCCTACTCATCAAAATCAAATCGCAAATATTATCTATAAAAGCATCAGAAACTATAAAGAAAAAATAGACAAACAAGAGTTCTCAAGTCATATTATTTCTCGAAGGTAACATCCTATCAGAAGGAATATAATGCGACACGACTCTCGTAAGTTTGATGACCTAAGAAAAATCAATATCATTCCAAATCCAATTTTATATCCTGAGGGTTCAGCTCTTATTGAGATGGGAAACACTCGCGTGATGTGTACCGCAACTCTTGAAGAAGGAATTCCTAAATGGCTTCAAGGTAGTGGCAAAGGCTGGGTGAATGCAGAATACGGAATGTTACCTCGATCAACTCACACAAGAATTCATCGTGAAAAAGCAATGTCATCTGGAAGAACTCAAGAGATCTCAAGACTCATTGGAAGAAGCCTAAGGGCAATCACTAATCTGTCAGGACTCAGCGAGAAATCCATCATTGTTGATTGCGATGTTCTTCAAGCAGATGGTGGAACCAGAACTGCTGCAATCACTGGTGGATTTGTGGCTTTGACTCTTGCTCTTCAAAAAATGAAAGAGCGCGGACTCATCAAAGAAATTCCTCTCAGAGGCTACATCGCTGCCGTGAGCGTTGGTCTCTCTGAAGGACAACCTTATTTGGATTTAAATTACGAAGAAGATTCTAGCATTGATACAGATATGAATTTTGTTATGACCTCTCAAGAAGCTTTCGTTGAAATCCAAGGAACAGCTGAGAAAAATCCATTCACAAAAGCTGAAATGGACAAGATGTCAGACTTCGCAACTAAAGGTTGCGCTGAGATTTTCATAAAACAATCCGAGATTATTGGAAAATTTTTTCCTTTGAAATAGAAAGCAGGTATCATGGAGATTTGGGTAGCAACTGGAAACGCAGGTAAAGTAAAAGAATTCAAAGAACTTTTAGTGGGACATCAAGTTTTCTCCATTCAAGATATGAAATCTTACTCGGCTCCTCCTGAAAATGGAAAAACATTTGAAGAGAATGCCACTATAAAAGCCAAAAGTTTTAAAGCAATCAAGCCAGGTCTATGGGTATTAGGTGAAGACTCTGGTATCGAGGTAGAAGGCTTAGGAAATATGCCTGGTATATTCTCTGCTCGCTACGCAGGTGATAATGCTCGAGACGTTGAGAACACAAGTAAAATTCTTAAAATGTTAAACATTAGATCTCCCGGTAATCGCAAAGCACAGTTCAGAAGCGTGATCATTGCTTTTGACCCTCAAGGAGTTCAGTATAAATTTGAAGGCATTCTTAAGGGTGAAATTGCAAAAGATATGCGAGGAACAAATGGATTTGGATATGACTCCATCTTTGTACCAGAAGGATCAACTCAAACTCTTGCAGAAATCACAGTAATAGAAAAAAATAAGATCTCTCACAGATTTCAAGCTGTAAATCAGTTGATCCAAAAGTTTTAAATCATTTCTTTTTAATTTTTGGAAGTTTCTTTTTAACTGATGATGGTGCTCTTTTCTTCGCAGCTGCTTTTTGAGCCATTTTGATTTTAGCTTTTTTCTGAGTTTCTACTTCGGATTGAGCTTTCTTTTGGGCAATTTCTTTTTCTTTAGCCATCATGCTAATTTCAGTGTCAAATTTATTGGCTTCTGCTTTCTTTTTATTTTTCTTTTCTTCAGCTAGCTTCGCCGCTCGTTCTTCTTTTTTCTTAACAAGCTCTTCCTTTTTCTTTTCTTTCATGTCCGAAGCAATTTTTCTTTTTACGATTGGATCTTTCGAATTATTCGCTTGCATCTGATAATCTTCTTGGAGCTTAATAAATGCTTTTTCATCCAACTCACCTCTCTCAAACTTTTCCCACATATCTTGCTTACCCACAGAGGAAAAATTATCTTTTGGCGGTTCAACAGCTTCATCATATCTTGTGTGTGCAATAGGAAGCGTATCGTCCGCAAGTGAGCTGCCCAATTCTAAGATTGCCTGCTGAGCAAACGTTGGAAGGCTCGATAGAAATATAAAAATAAATGATAATATAACGTTGTTATGCATCGATTACTTTTCGGTAATATCTGTAAAGACTTGCTTAGATAAAGGACTAGGAGTCTAAAAACTCGACCTTCATCCTTCTATGATCCTTCATCGGAATTTGTTTGCGGACTTTATCAAGCACTTCTTTAATAAGCTTAACAGCGATAAAGCTCGGCTTAGAGTCATCCTTCTGTTGGGCAATGACATTTCCCCAAGGGTCAACCGCAATGGAATTACCGAAGGTCTTGCGCGTCTCTGAATGCGTTCCACCTTGAGCCGCCGAAACCACAAAATACTGGCCCTCAATAGCACGAGCACGATTTAAAATTTCCCAATGCATCCTTCCTGTTTCAACCAAAAAAGCACTTGGGATAAAAACCACATCCGCACCTTTCAATTGGTAATACAAGAACAACTCCGAAAAACGAAGATCATAGCAAACGGTAAAAGCCAAATTCCAACCCAAATAGGAAATAAGTTTAGGCCTTGATCCTTTTGTAAAAGCGTCAGACTCTCTCACGGGTTTTTGATTTTCTAATTGTATATCAAAGAGATGAATTTTTTGGTATGGAGACTCAATAGATCCGTCAGGCATAACGACAACTGTGGCGTTGTACTTATGATCTCCCATTTGGAGCGGAGTTGCTCCAAAGTGGATAAGTAAGTTATTTTTCTTAGCAAACTCTTTGTAGAACTGAAAAATATCATTATCCAAGGTGAGATACTGAACGGCCTCACCTTCTTTCATTCTCATAAAAAAACAATTTTCCGGAAAACTAATTATGTTCACGTTTTCAAGATTAGGAATGCTATTTAAAAGTTTTTTTATTTGTTTATCATTATTATCAATACTATTCGTAGATGTAAGCTGACAAATGATGACATGAAGTTCGCTTTGCAAATCATTTTTATTCATTCAATCAGATTAGCAGTATTGGAATATCTGCGCAACAGTAGCCATAAGATTAATCAGCGATTTTTGCGTTTGCCGTAACGTCGTTACATTTCCAAGCCGCTTTTTCTAAGTTCGCCTGAATGTTTCCTAAAATTTTTTGGCCGCCCATAACATTGTTATTTGAACCTTCAATTTTATCTGCGCCATCTTTAGTATAAATTGTATCGCATTCACTTCCTACGCACTCAACTCTAATTGTACGAACAACCTTTTGATTTCTACAAATAACGTACTGCTTAACTTCGCCGTCTTTTTCTTCTTCAGCATGACTATAAGGAACAGATAATAACAGCAGAGTGGGAAGCAATAATAAAAATTTTGTCATGTCCTACCTCGAGAGTTTTAATACTTCCTTATATTTATATCACAAAACGCTTCCCTTTTACCCCAATTTCTTTTTATTCTCAACAACGGTCCAAAGACATTAGTCTATGACCACATTGTCAGAAATAGGAGTGCGTGTGATGGAAATTAGCGAGATCAAGTCCAATGGACAGCTAAAACAATTTTTTGAGCTGCCACGAACGATTTACAAAGACAAATACCCAAACTATGTCACTCCACTCAACCTTCATCTCAAGATGATGATCGGAGACATTAAGTCTCAAAGAAAACATCTCTTCATGGTTAAGAAAGGTGACGAACTGATTGCCAGATGTGGCTTCAAAGTTCACAAACATGACGGAAAAGAAACGCTCAACTTTGGATTTTTTGAATGCAAAGAAGGTCATCTCGATGCAGCTCAGGCGTTGATCAACAAAGGTCACAGCCTCTATCCTCACCTCACCATGAGAGGTCCATTTCAATTCAGAATGGAAGATCCTTACATTGGCGTCCTTGTGGAAGGTTATGAACAAGAGCCATACTTTCTGATGTCGTACAATCCCCCGTACTACAAAGAATATTTAGAAAAGTGTGGAATGATCAAAACCATGGATCTATATACTTATGAACTCTCAACTCACGTCCCAGTCGATCCGTTGATTACTAAAAATGCACAAACCGCAAGAGACAATGGATACAAAGTTCGCTTTCCCGATAAGAAAAAATTAAGAGCCGAAGCCACCAGCATTGCGAAAATTTTTAACGATGCACTTTCCGACAATTGGGGTTTTGAGGAATTTGTAAAAGAGCAAGTGGATGAAATGGTTCTGATGTTCAAATATTTTTTAGATCTTCGCGTAATCGCAATTGTTCATAAAGACGGAAAGGACATTGGATGCTTAATTATGATTCCGAATTTCAATGGTATGATAAAACCATCAGAAGGAAAATTTTCTTTGGCCACATTATGGAGATATTTAAATCGTCAAAAATTCACGGAAGGAAAATTGAGAGGCTATGCTCTAGGAGTTCTCAAAGAACACCACGGTCAAGGAATTGGTAGTTTGTTGGTCGATGAAATGTACAAAATTGGTGCTGAGATCGGCTATAACTATGCAGAAATTTCTTGGGTTCTTGCGAACAACGGCCCAATGAATGAACTCTCCAAAGCTATGAATGGGAAACAAAGCAAAGTTTACAGAATCTTTGATAAAATTCCGCTTCAACCCTAGTCATACTTTCCGGTTGTATCTAGAGACTTAACGCGCTCTATCAATTAAGAGTCCGTTAGGAATCTGTTAGCAGAAAACTCTTTATTAACCTTAGAAAAAATGGTTTTTAGTACTTTGCACTAATACTTATGCATCGGGGCGATGGCATTTAACATGACTAGATTACGGGAGTAATGGAATGGATTTGTTTCATAAACTTAAAGGCTTACAAATCGTTAAGATTTTAAAAATGTCGGGAATGTATCCCTTCTTCAGAGCGCTTCAAGGTTCAAAGGGTAACAATGTTGTTTTCAATGACCAAGAATTAGTGATGATGGGCTCGAACAACTACCTAGGCCTTACTCACGACAACAGAGTTATCGAAGCAGCCGTCAATGCGGTTAGAAAATGGGGATCAGGTTGCACAGGTTCAAGGTTCCTTAACGGAAATTTAAAACTTCACGAAGAGTTAGAAGCAGAGATTGCAGAATTTTATGGTTATGAAGCCTCACTTGTTTACGCGACGGGCTTTATGGCAAACCAAGGCGCAATAACGGCTCTTGTGGGTGAAAAAGATCATATCTTCTCAGACGAAGAAAACCACGCGTGCATTATCGAAGGCTGCAAACTTACTAAAGGCAAAATTCATGTTTTCAAACACGGAGACATGGCTCACCTCGAAGAACTTTTAAAATCTGTTCCTTTGGACTCTGGAAAATTAATCATTGTTGATGGTGTGTTTTCAATGACAGGACATCTATCTCCATACAATGAAATCCATGCTCTTGCAAAAAAATACAATGCTAGAACTTACGTTGACGATGCTCACGGTGCCGGTACTATCGGTGAAGGCGGCAGAGGAACAGCCTCTCATTTCAATTTAAAACCAGATATCTTGATGGGTACGTTCTCAAAATCATTTGCATCTCAAGGTGGATACGTTTGTGGATCCGCAGAGTTGATTGAATGGCTTAGACACAAATCTAGAACATTCATGTTCTCAGCAGCTCTTGCACCAGCAAGTGCAGCCTCTGCATTGGAAGCTATAAAAATTCTAAGAGCCGAACCAGAACTTGTGAATAAAGTAAGAGAAAATGCACTTTATCTAAAGAACGCTTACGAAAAAATTGGTTTAAACACAATGGGTACAGAAACGTGTGTAGTTCCGGTATTTATAGGTGCTGACGAAGGCGCTCTTTACATCTGCCAGCAACTTTTAGAAAAAGGTATCTTTACAACTCCGGTTGTTTACCCTGCTGTTCCTAAGGGACAAGCCGTCATCAGATGTTCAGTGATGGCGACTCATACAAAAGAAGATTTGGATAAAGCCATCGCGGCCTTTGAATCTCTCGTGGATATCGTAAAAGAATCTCAGGCTATGGCTTCAAGTGATACCGCAATGGCGGATATGCTTGAGAACTCTGACGATATTTCTTTTGAAAGCATCAGTGGTGGAAACACAAATGTTCCGTCTCCTGAGGTTGTTGTTTGAGAGTAGTTCTAGTTTGCCTCCTGCTCTCATCGTTTTTATGTGGGAACTTTTCCTACGGAAAGGTTCCTGAAAAGGAAATCACTGAGATCTTCAATCAAAGATTGAACGATCTTACAACCCCAGAAGCTTTCAAAAAGTTTGTAGCCGATCATACAAATCTATTCCCCGATCACACCAAAGAAAATCCATCTATGGTTGTGGAGCGAGAAGGTCTGATTGTTAATGACGAAACTTTCACTCTCGCAATTGGTTACAGACAAGTCGCTATTGACAGCAAGAACGCTGACTTTATCAAATCTTTGTGGGCTGCGCCTGAGCTCTTTAAAAAAATCTACAATCTTGATGGAGAATCAAAAGTTGCAGAAGCAGATTTTAATAAAAATAAATTCAAAGCGAGAATCTACAAAAAAGTTCCTGCTATTGAAGATCAAGATTACACATTAGAATACACATCGACCACAAAAGCTCCTTATACATTTATTCGCGCTAAGCTCGTTAAAGATGAAAAAGGCTTTGCCTTAAGAGATAATCTTAAGGTGCTCGAAGAAACTAAGGACGGCTTGATCATTAGAGAGATTTCTTATCTTTATCCTCTAAGGTGGTACGTTAGAGCCTTAGGCCCAACCACTCGCAGCATGATGAAGAAAGAAATGAATAAGATTTCTTTAACAGAAAAACGACTGACTGAAGA
It encodes:
- a CDS encoding N-acetylmuramoyl-L-alanine amidase; the protein is MKYFYLVVLFVLFFASLGLHAAEFKVVIDPGHGGTDAGAVSEKIKEADITLEISKRVSKLLSEDSQFDVILTRSSDKVVPLFERSGVAKKTKADLFISIHANSSTDLDAKGAEVYFQSQMPPDEETLFLASRENQGHENKVDDDSEAPQGDLAVIVDDLKKNEHVYNSQIFAETVISQWKKKLPIRHEPIRQGPFHVLVNVPMPSVLIEVGFVTNHKELPLLKSPTHQNQIANIIYKSIRNYKEKIDKQEFSSHIISRR
- the rph gene encoding ribonuclease PH, whose protein sequence is MRHDSRKFDDLRKINIIPNPILYPEGSALIEMGNTRVMCTATLEEGIPKWLQGSGKGWVNAEYGMLPRSTHTRIHREKAMSSGRTQEISRLIGRSLRAITNLSGLSEKSIIVDCDVLQADGGTRTAAITGGFVALTLALQKMKERGLIKEIPLRGYIAAVSVGLSEGQPYLDLNYEEDSSIDTDMNFVMTSQEAFVEIQGTAEKNPFTKAEMDKMSDFATKGCAEIFIKQSEIIGKFFPLK
- the rdgB gene encoding RdgB/HAM1 family non-canonical purine NTP pyrophosphatase, translated to MEIWVATGNAGKVKEFKELLVGHQVFSIQDMKSYSAPPENGKTFEENATIKAKSFKAIKPGLWVLGEDSGIEVEGLGNMPGIFSARYAGDNARDVENTSKILKMLNIRSPGNRKAQFRSVIIAFDPQGVQYKFEGILKGEIAKDMRGTNGFGYDSIFVPEGSTQTLAEITVIEKNKISHRFQAVNQLIQKF
- a CDS encoding nitrilase-related carbon-nitrogen hydrolase, translated to MNKNDLQSELHVIICQLTSTNSIDNNDKQIKKLLNSIPNLENVNIISFPENCFFMRMKEGEAVQYLTLDNDIFQFYKEFAKKNNLLIHFGATPLQMGDHKYNATVVVMPDGSIESPYQKIHLFDIQLENQKPVRESDAFTKGSRPKLISYLGWNLAFTVCYDLRFSELFLYYQLKGADVVFIPSAFLVETGRMHWEILNRARAIEGQYFVVSAAQGGTHSETRKTFGNSIAVDPWGNVIAQQKDDSKPSFIAVKLIKEVLDKVRKQIPMKDHRRMKVEFLDS
- a CDS encoding GNAT family N-acetyltransferase yields the protein MEISEIKSNGQLKQFFELPRTIYKDKYPNYVTPLNLHLKMMIGDIKSQRKHLFMVKKGDELIARCGFKVHKHDGKETLNFGFFECKEGHLDAAQALINKGHSLYPHLTMRGPFQFRMEDPYIGVLVEGYEQEPYFLMSYNPPYYKEYLEKCGMIKTMDLYTYELSTHVPVDPLITKNAQTARDNGYKVRFPDKKKLRAEATSIAKIFNDALSDNWGFEEFVKEQVDEMVLMFKYFLDLRVIAIVHKDGKDIGCLIMIPNFNGMIKPSEGKFSLATLWRYLNRQKFTEGKLRGYALGVLKEHHGQGIGSLLVDEMYKIGAEIGYNYAEISWVLANNGPMNELSKAMNGKQSKVYRIFDKIPLQP
- a CDS encoding pyridoxal phosphate-dependent aminotransferase family protein gives rise to the protein MDLFHKLKGLQIVKILKMSGMYPFFRALQGSKGNNVVFNDQELVMMGSNNYLGLTHDNRVIEAAVNAVRKWGSGCTGSRFLNGNLKLHEELEAEIAEFYGYEASLVYATGFMANQGAITALVGEKDHIFSDEENHACIIEGCKLTKGKIHVFKHGDMAHLEELLKSVPLDSGKLIIVDGVFSMTGHLSPYNEIHALAKKYNARTYVDDAHGAGTIGEGGRGTASHFNLKPDILMGTFSKSFASQGGYVCGSAELIEWLRHKSRTFMFSAALAPASAASALEAIKILRAEPELVNKVRENALYLKNAYEKIGLNTMGTETCVVPVFIGADEGALYICQQLLEKGIFTTPVVYPAVPKGQAVIRCSVMATHTKEDLDKAIAAFESLVDIVKESQAMASSDTAMADMLENSDDISFESISGGNTNVPSPEVVV